In Pleuronectes platessa chromosome 4, fPlePla1.1, whole genome shotgun sequence, the following proteins share a genomic window:
- the LOC128437765 gene encoding calumenin-A isoform X1, translating to MIRLLLICFVSCVVLGSSEQPEKKSGVIEKEPLSHLEDQHDHDHEHLHDHEHEALLEPDGARSFNQLAPEESIAQLAILVDRIDVDKDDFISEDELKTWIQNVQRNYTNGQVEDRWSDFDTDEDGLISWDEYKNVTYGIYMNDPLTKEDVNVPQMLQEERRFRAADTDADMKLHKQEFNAFLHPENFHHMRDVVVQETIDDFDKNGDGFIDLNEFMDVLFPPGNDDNDPEQMEKQRRDFLEIQDANKDEKLDKQELMQLIFPPNYNVAGSEAKQLLKESDTNKDGKLTKTEILDKHELFVESQVTNYGEAVVPHDEL from the exons ATGATCCGTCTGTTGCTGATCTGCTTCGTCTCCTGCGTCGTCCTCGGCAGCAGCGAACAACCAGAGAAGAAGAGCGGAGTGATCGAGAAAGAGCCGCTCTCTCACCTCGAGGACCAACACGACCATGACCATGAGCACCTGCATGACCATGAGCACGAAGCTCTCCTGGAACCAGATGGAGCGAGAAGCTTCAACCAGCTCGCCCCGGAGGAGAGCATCGCTCAGCTGGC aaTCCTCGTGGACAGAATCGATGTGGACAAAGACGATTTCATCTCCGAGGACGAACTGAAGACCTGGATCCAGAACGTTCAGAGGAACTACACGAATGGACAAGTGGAGGATCGGTGGAGCGACTTCGACACGGACGAGGACGGACTGATCAGCTGGGACGAGTACAAGAACGTCACGTACGGCATCTACATGA ACGACCCTCTCACGAAAGAAGACGTCAACGTCCCTCAGATGCTTCAGGAGGAGCGACGCTTCAGAGCCGCCGACACCGACGCAGACATGAAGCTCCACAAACAAGAGTTCAACGCGTTCCTTCATCCGGAAAACTTCCATCACATGAGGGACGTCGTGGTTCAG GAAACGATAGATGACTTTGACAAGAACGGAGACGGTTTCATCGACCTGAACGAGTTCATGG ATGTACTGTTCCCTCCAGGAAACGATGACAACGATCCGGAACAGATGGAAAAGCAACGTCGAGACTTCCTGGAGATCCAAGACGCAAACAAAGACGAGAAGCTGGACAAACAGGAACTGATGCAGTTGATTTTTCCGCCTAATTACAACGTGGCCGGTTCTGAAGCCAAACAGCTCCTGAAGGAGTCCGACACCAACAAG gatgGAAAACTGACCAAGACGGAGATTCTGGACAAACACGAGTTGTTTGTTGAGAGTCAGGTGACGAACTACGGAGAAGCTGTGGTGCCACACGACGAGTTGTAG
- the LOC128437765 gene encoding calumenin-A isoform X2, which yields MIRLLLICFVSCVVLGSSEQPEKKSGVIEKEPLSHLEDQHDHDHEHLHDHEHEALLEPDGARSFNQLAPEESIAQLAILVDRIDVDKDDFISEDELKTWIQNVQRNYTNGQVEDRWSDFDTDEDGLISWDEYKNVTYGIYMNDPLTKEDVNVPQMLQEERRFRAADTDADMKLHKQEFNAFLHPENFHHMRDVVVQETIDDFDKNGDGFIDLNEFMGNDDNDPEQMEKQRRDFLEIQDANKDEKLDKQELMQLIFPPNYNVAGSEAKQLLKESDTNKDGKLTKTEILDKHELFVESQVTNYGEAVVPHDEL from the exons ATGATCCGTCTGTTGCTGATCTGCTTCGTCTCCTGCGTCGTCCTCGGCAGCAGCGAACAACCAGAGAAGAAGAGCGGAGTGATCGAGAAAGAGCCGCTCTCTCACCTCGAGGACCAACACGACCATGACCATGAGCACCTGCATGACCATGAGCACGAAGCTCTCCTGGAACCAGATGGAGCGAGAAGCTTCAACCAGCTCGCCCCGGAGGAGAGCATCGCTCAGCTGGC aaTCCTCGTGGACAGAATCGATGTGGACAAAGACGATTTCATCTCCGAGGACGAACTGAAGACCTGGATCCAGAACGTTCAGAGGAACTACACGAATGGACAAGTGGAGGATCGGTGGAGCGACTTCGACACGGACGAGGACGGACTGATCAGCTGGGACGAGTACAAGAACGTCACGTACGGCATCTACATGA ACGACCCTCTCACGAAAGAAGACGTCAACGTCCCTCAGATGCTTCAGGAGGAGCGACGCTTCAGAGCCGCCGACACCGACGCAGACATGAAGCTCCACAAACAAGAGTTCAACGCGTTCCTTCATCCGGAAAACTTCCATCACATGAGGGACGTCGTGGTTCAG GAAACGATAGATGACTTTGACAAGAACGGAGACGGTTTCATCGACCTGAACGAGTTCATGG GAAACGATGACAACGATCCGGAACAGATGGAAAAGCAACGTCGAGACTTCCTGGAGATCCAAGACGCAAACAAAGACGAGAAGCTGGACAAACAGGAACTGATGCAGTTGATTTTTCCGCCTAATTACAACGTGGCCGGTTCTGAAGCCAAACAGCTCCTGAAGGAGTCCGACACCAACAAG gatgGAAAACTGACCAAGACGGAGATTCTGGACAAACACGAGTTGTTTGTTGAGAGTCAGGTGACGAACTACGGAGAAGCTGTGGTGCCACACGACGAGTTGTAG